One Cyprinus carpio isolate SPL01 chromosome A16, ASM1834038v1, whole genome shotgun sequence genomic region harbors:
- the LOC109066413 gene encoding protein S100-A12-like, giving the protein MKYRHFTSPALVSASAWDKTSPMATQYTDLELAINTLVTNFHSASPTNADTLTAQEFQSMISKELPTMVKTAGDQEGLNKLLTELNVEEGKGVAFKDFWQLVDSLATAQFGLLSKEKQVKCVKCSLM; this is encoded by the exons ATGAAATACCGTCACTTCACTTCACCTGCTCTAGTTTCCGCATCCGCATGGGACAAAACAAGCCCAATGGCCACACAG TACACAGATCTAGAATTGGCCATAAACACCTTGGTCACAAACTTCCATTCAGCATCTCCTACTAATGCTGACACGCTCACAGCCCAGGAGTTCCAGAGCATGATCTCCAAAGAGCTGCCCACCATGGTGAAG ACAGCAGGGGACCAGGAAGGACTCAACAAACTCCTGACGGAGCTGAATGTGGAAGAGGGCAAGGGTGTCGCATTCAAGGATTTTTGGCAGTTGGTTGATTCTCTGGCCACTGCTCAGTTTGGATTGCTGAGCAAAGAGAAACAAGTGAAATGCGTGAAATGTAGTCTGATGTAA